The Pseudomonas allokribbensis genome has a window encoding:
- a CDS encoding DUF4123 domain-containing protein, whose amino-acid sequence MSDSLVRRWLVEQHRADRLLCLVLDSQNERDMRQRWLKSSRYEQYASLYSETAVAELADTGPFLFTFDQPDDRRLDALLDRPDSHWGWLASLGQSELKTWVRHWQDRLIVGARPHQVLYRFHDNRVLARALEHLPVDALPAYLGPAISVCHWQGSHWQITDNPAPGSYPVPAAPPWLQLPMPDEQAMAIRLANAHRFLLAGHVQAYSALACAQDPHVWLRERLELAEAWGWLAPERLEFLLIHSLQTPNLAPHWQARPDETPDEHFDRVYQLSKHWNAEVPS is encoded by the coding sequence ATGAGCGACTCCCTTGTACGACGCTGGCTGGTCGAGCAACACCGTGCCGATCGCCTCCTGTGCCTGGTCCTCGACTCGCAGAACGAGCGCGACATGCGCCAGCGCTGGCTGAAAAGCAGCCGTTACGAGCAATACGCCAGCCTCTACAGCGAAACCGCAGTCGCCGAACTGGCAGACACCGGCCCATTCCTCTTCACCTTCGACCAGCCCGACGACCGTCGTCTCGACGCCCTGCTCGACAGGCCGGACAGCCATTGGGGATGGTTGGCCAGCCTGGGCCAAAGCGAGTTGAAGACCTGGGTCCGGCACTGGCAGGACCGGCTGATCGTCGGCGCCCGCCCGCATCAGGTGCTGTATCGCTTTCACGACAACCGGGTGCTGGCCCGGGCGCTGGAGCATCTACCGGTGGATGCTTTGCCGGCGTATCTGGGGCCGGCGATCAGCGTTTGCCATTGGCAGGGTTCGCACTGGCAGATAACCGATAACCCCGCGCCGGGCAGCTACCCCGTGCCGGCCGCGCCACCGTGGCTGCAACTGCCGATGCCTGATGAGCAAGCCATGGCGATTCGCCTGGCCAATGCCCACCGCTTTCTGCTGGCCGGGCATGTGCAGGCTTATTCCGCGTTGGCGTGCGCTCAAGATCCGCATGTCTGGCTGCGTGAACGACTGGAACTGGCCGAAGCCTGGGGCTGGCTGGCGCCGGAGCGGCTGGAGTTTCTGCTGATCCACAGCCTGCAAACTCCGAATCTCGCGCCCCATTGGCAAGCCCGACCGGACGAAACGCCGGATGAACACTTTGATCGGGTTTACCAGCTCTCGAAGCACTGGAACGCGGAGGTGCCCTCATGA
- a CDS encoding type VI secretion system tip protein VgrG, whose protein sequence is MFNANARFRLTTDDFKHDFQVLSFTGTEAVSEPFAFKVELVSTRPDADLPGLMHQQAFLAFDDQGHGIHGQVQHIARGNIGKRLTRYSLTLAPRLANLRHRINQRIFQNLSVPRILAQILEEHGIHADLYQFKLGEPLPDREYCVQYNESDLHFIQRLCQEDGLHYHFRHSRDRHLLVFGDDQTVFPRLSRPTRFKPHNAMVADRPVIQRFNYRLETRPNHASSRAYDFKKARMALEADARKPDQHLQPELEVYEYPGRYLVREHGKRLARRALERQRADDCLGEGDSNEPALVSGHFLSLTEHPDPALNDLWLLTEIRHEGKQPQVLEETGSHTPLSPEKDFIQGYRNHFKATPWEAIYRPPLRFRKPRIGSTQTAVVTGPEGEDIHCDRYGRVKVQFFWDREGRHNDKSSCWLRVASGWAGNAHGSVIIPRVGMEVLVTFLHGDPDYPVISGCLTNSANPVPYELPMHKTRSVFRSRSSPDSTGFNELMIEDRAGQEQIYLRAQRDLQLKVENDSHLEIGNQRRETVRGNSFSVLHAEEHRTVAGDRKTRLKASDYLHVGGSSHIKTGQSLTAEAAGQMCFSAGEHLVLEAGKSISLKVGGEHFVLDHSGLFGSSDLLIGGAPVPLLRAPLLQPDGIEDLSAPAPLPPLVAPSQQALMTASKTLGADFCPICEACRAGMCTIPEAAA, encoded by the coding sequence ATGTTCAATGCCAATGCTCGTTTTCGCCTCACGACCGACGATTTTAAACACGATTTTCAGGTGCTTTCCTTCACCGGCACCGAAGCCGTCAGCGAACCCTTTGCCTTCAAGGTCGAGCTGGTCAGCACCAGACCGGATGCCGATCTTCCAGGCCTGATGCACCAACAGGCCTTTCTTGCTTTCGATGACCAGGGCCACGGCATCCACGGACAGGTCCAGCACATCGCTCGGGGAAACATCGGCAAGCGATTGACGCGATACAGCCTGACCCTGGCCCCTCGGCTGGCCAATCTGCGTCATCGCATCAATCAACGGATTTTCCAGAACCTGAGCGTGCCACGAATCCTCGCGCAGATTCTCGAAGAACATGGCATTCACGCTGACCTCTACCAGTTCAAGCTCGGCGAGCCGTTGCCGGATCGTGAATATTGCGTGCAGTACAACGAATCGGACCTGCACTTCATCCAGCGCCTGTGTCAGGAAGACGGCCTGCACTACCACTTCCGGCACAGCCGCGACAGGCACCTGCTGGTATTTGGCGACGATCAGACCGTGTTTCCCCGCCTCTCTCGGCCAACACGCTTCAAACCCCACAACGCCATGGTCGCCGACAGGCCGGTGATCCAGCGTTTCAACTACCGTCTCGAAACCCGGCCCAACCATGCCTCCAGCCGCGCCTATGACTTTAAAAAGGCGCGGATGGCGCTGGAAGCGGATGCCCGAAAACCTGATCAACACCTTCAGCCAGAGCTTGAGGTATACGAGTATCCGGGACGCTACCTCGTTCGCGAGCACGGCAAGCGATTGGCCCGGCGGGCCCTGGAGCGCCAGCGCGCCGATGACTGCCTGGGCGAAGGCGACAGCAACGAACCGGCGCTGGTGTCGGGACATTTTCTGTCACTGACCGAACATCCCGATCCGGCATTGAACGACTTGTGGCTGCTGACTGAAATCCGGCACGAGGGCAAGCAACCGCAAGTGCTGGAGGAAACCGGCAGCCACACGCCACTCAGCCCGGAGAAGGACTTCATTCAGGGCTATCGCAACCACTTCAAGGCAACACCCTGGGAGGCGATCTACCGCCCGCCGTTGCGCTTTCGCAAACCCCGCATCGGCTCGACCCAGACCGCTGTGGTCACCGGCCCGGAAGGCGAGGACATCCATTGCGACCGGTATGGCCGGGTCAAGGTGCAGTTTTTCTGGGATCGCGAGGGTCGCCATAACGACAAAAGCAGTTGCTGGCTGCGGGTGGCCTCGGGCTGGGCCGGCAACGCCCATGGCAGCGTGATCATCCCGCGCGTAGGCATGGAAGTGCTGGTGACCTTTCTCCACGGCGATCCCGACTATCCGGTGATCAGTGGCTGCCTGACCAACAGCGCCAACCCGGTGCCTTACGAGTTACCGATGCACAAGACCCGCAGCGTGTTTCGCTCCCGCAGCTCGCCGGACAGCACGGGCTTCAACGAGTTGATGATCGAAGACCGCGCAGGCCAGGAACAGATTTACCTGCGCGCCCAGCGCGATCTTCAGCTGAAGGTCGAGAACGACAGTCATCTGGAAATCGGCAACCAACGGCGGGAAACCGTCCGGGGCAACAGCTTCAGCGTGCTGCATGCCGAGGAACACCGCACCGTCGCCGGTGATCGCAAGACCCGGCTCAAGGCCAGCGACTACCTGCATGTCGGCGGAAGCAGCCACATCAAGACCGGTCAATCGCTGACGGCCGAAGCCGCCGGGCAGATGTGCTTCAGCGCCGGCGAACATCTGGTGCTGGAAGCCGGAAAAAGCATCAGCCTGAAGGTCGGTGGCGAGCATTTTGTCCTCGACCACAGCGGCCTTTTCGGCAGCAGCGATCTGCTGATCGGCGGCGCACCGGTGCCCTTGCTACGAGCCCCGCTGTTGCAGCCCGACGGTATTGAAGACCTGTCGGCTCCCGCACCTTTGCCGCCATTGGTCGCACCCTCGCAACAGGCATTGATGACCGCCAGCAAAACCCTGGGCGCGGATTTCTGCCCGATCTGCGAAGCCTGCCGTGCGGGCATGTGCACGATCCCGGAGGCCGCAGCATGA
- a CDS encoding DUF6916 family protein — translation MLQAVQIQHAQALLGQQHTLHLPDGTALPIQIEYLEEVPAAKTRFSERMPFCLEFNSLVPTEFVDGLCALELPELGRVEDIFVSRVPAMGRDPQLGYFCISFN, via the coding sequence ATGCTGCAAGCGGTTCAGATCCAACACGCCCAGGCATTGCTGGGACAACAACACACGCTGCACCTGCCGGACGGCACAGCGCTGCCGATTCAGATCGAATACCTCGAAGAAGTCCCTGCGGCGAAAACCCGCTTCAGCGAACGCATGCCCTTCTGCCTCGAATTCAACAGCCTGGTGCCGACCGAGTTTGTCGACGGTTTGTGCGCATTGGAACTGCCGGAACTCGGGCGAGTGGAGGACATCTTCGTGTCACGGGTGCCGGCGATGGGGCGAGATCCGCAATTGGGCTACTTCTGCATTTCCTTCAACTGA